Genomic window (Candidatus Bathyarchaeota archaeon):
TCAGGAACATCAAGAGTTATTCCCTTTACTGTTGGAATGTACTTTGAATTTTATATCCTAAGCCTATTTTCAGCCCTGGTGTGCCCTACTTTTCTGGACGTTGGTTAAGGGTATACTCGGACATTAGAAGGCGCGCGCGAAGAATTCAGGGGACTAATTTTAAACCAACATATACTCTTCTCAATAACCTTAAAAACGATAAGAAAAAAGAGCCACTGCGAACGCGTTTGGGCTTTTACCATTTTACTATTTCTAGGAGATCGCGTGTGCTAATTTAGAGATTTGTTACAACAATAAATATTGAAATTCACTGCTCTCATTCTTTAGAGCCATGTTTTACCTCTCTCGAGAAAACAATGAATACCAGCAGAGACCCAAGAAGAATAGGTGGACAGATCAGCAGCAGGGTCCGATGAGAGAGAAAGGTGCTGCTGAACCCGGCTAGGAGAGACCCCAGAGCTGATCCGAGGTCGTACATGGACATAAATAGGACCAGGGAGAGTGGCCTATCCACGTCTAGGACGCTGTCTCCTACCAACGCCATTGAAGGCGCCATCCTCATCCCCCAGGACACCCCGAAAAGAGACATCACAACCACTAAGGGCCAGAAACTCTCCACGGTTCCCAACAATAAATACACCACCACCACCAAAGCAATGGCAAAGATGAAAGGCTTCCTTCGACCAATCCTATCAGAGAGCCTCCCCGCCGGTATCCGAAGCATTACATTGGTCACTCCCCTGAAAGTGAACAGGAGCGCAATCGCAGAGGGCGTGAAACCCAAGCTCCCCGCGGCATAGACCGGGTAGATTGTGGAGAAGATCCCTATAGAGAGAGAATACGCGATCCTTGCTACAGAGAGGGCGGCAAAGTTTTTCACCTTGAATATCCTTCTGATGCTCCCTTCCCCCATTCCCCTATATCCCCTCTTTTGCCTCTCTCCAGTCTGCTCCGGCTTGATTACCACGAGGAAAAGGAGGAGCGTCACTACAGGGATCACAGTCGCGAACAAAAACAGCTGACGTAGCCCGATTACCGTCGTCAGGAGGCTGCTGATGAGGGGACCCACGAACATCGCGGCCCCAATGGATGTGAAGAAGAGGCCCAAAACATCCCCTCTGGTACTAGCTGTGGAATGATCCAATACCAGCTCTATAACAACGGGGCTGAAGGCCGCCCAGGAGAACGCCCCCAGGGTGACAAGGGGATAGAACCAGACGGGGTCCCGGACGAAAGCGAAGAGACCTGTGGACACCAGCATTAGGATAAGGGTGAATAGCATCATCCGCCATCTCCCTAGTCTGTGTGACAAAGAGCTGGAAGGAACCCGCGTGAAAATGGAGACTACATCTGGAATTGCCATTAGCAACCCTATCTGGACTGGATTCGCTCCTACCCTTCCGAAATAGAGGGGGCGCAGATCCCTAGTCACGGAGGACCCCAGGAGAGACATAAATGAGAGGAAGACGAAGCTCAATAACACCCATGAGTATCTGCTCGACTTCATCCTGATGGGGGTCGATTCCAAGGTTTCTTAAATCTATCTGAATACGATCATCATGGTCTTTTGCATCAAACCTTTAATCTTTCATATGTCCCGATGAATCTTGGGTGTCATCTACAGCCTGTAATGTCTCTAATTACATATCATCAAATAATGATTAACTATGATATGCATACTATAGAAATCGCCAATATTTTCAATATGCTATGAAGGTTATTGCAGATACGTTCCATTGATCCAACTTAATTTTTTCAAAGGTCTGGATTAAGGCCTAAATCGAATTTTTAAGCTCTCTTAGGCCGAATCAGGGACGCTATCCTCGAAAGACCGCCACGAGACTTTTGCCATATGCCTCAACCCTGCACAAGGTGCGTGCTCTATATACTGTAATCCCCCTAAGCTTAGAATATCTAGTAACCATGCATTAGATGAGGAATAAAGGAGGAAACTACACTGCTAATCGATCTAAGAATCAAGGGAGAATCTGTTGTTGTCTTTGGTGGAGGCAAAATTGCGGAGAGAAAGGTTAGGCGACTCCTCGAGCATGGTGCTTGTATCAAGGTTATAAGCCAAGGATTTACAGATGATCTCCGTGACCTTGGGATAAACGATCAGATAGAACTCGTTGAGGTCGATCTTGAAGCTTCAAACGTTATATCCACAAATATATCTAGGGCTGCAATAGTCATCGCCGCTACGGATTCCCCGGAGATCAATAAGTTGGTCTCGCAATCAGCCAGAGAAAACAACGTCATAGTCAATGCTGTGGATAAGCCCAATCTGTGTGATTTCTATTTTCCTGCCGTCGCCCGTAGAGGGAGCATTAGGGTTGGGGTCTGCACTGATGGGCGAAGCCCTCTTATGTCTAAGCTGATCAAGGAACACATCCAGGTACATATCACGGAAAAGGATGTCTTAGGTGTCGATCTTCAAGACTACTCCCGGAATATTGCAAAAATGAAGATACCAGGCCAAGGTAACAGGCGCGATGCTTTATACAAAGTAGCCAAAGACCCCTATGTCCAGAGTTCCTTGGCCAAGGGAAATCTTCCGGAGGCTAAAGTTAGAGCTATGGAGGTTTTAGAAGCGTTTCAGGAGTCTGCTGGAACGCTCAGCGAATCAAAAGGAGAGTGATTGAATTAACATTTCCTACCGTTAGAATGCGTAGGCTACGGAGAACCGCTAAGATAAGGTCCATGGTTACGGAGACCTCTCTTTCACCAGAAGACCTAATATACCCCTTGATTGTGAAGGAATCCCTATCAAGCAAAGAGCCCATAGGTAAGATGCCCGGACAATATCAGCATCCTCTCCAGAATATTGTTGAGGAAGCTGAGACAGCGGTATCTCTAGGGGTACCGGCGGTCATTCTCTTTGGGATCCCTAAAAACAAGGATGAAATAGCTTCCCAGGCCTACGCAAAGGAGGGTATCATTCAGCTCGCCACAAGCGCAATAAAGTCTCGCCTTGGGGATGACCTCACGGTAATCACTGACGTTTGCCTCTGTGAGTATATGAGCCACGGCCACTGCGGTATCGTGGAGAATGAGGCTATAATTAACGACAAAAGTCTCCTACTGCTACGCGAGACCGCTGTAAGCCATGCTGAGGCCGGTGCTGACATGGTAGCCCCCTCTAGCATGATGGACGGTCAAGTTGGAGCCATAAGAGAGGCTCTGGATGCCTATGGCCACAGCAAAGTACCTATCATGGCCTACTCGGCTAAGATGGCCTCAAACTTTTATGCTCCTTTTAGGGAAGCAGCTGAGTCGGCTCCCAGCTTTGGGAACAGGGGCGCCTACCAGATGGACTTTTCTAACTCGGATGAGGCTCTACGGGAGGTTGAGCTCGATGTAGCCGAGGGAGCTGATATTATAATGGTGAAGCCGGCTCTTGCATATCTCGATGTCATCCTAAGGATCAAGGATGCATACAGAATGC
Coding sequences:
- a CDS encoding bifunctional precorrin-2 dehydrogenase/sirohydrochlorin ferrochelatase, which encodes MKGESVVVFGGGKIAERKVRRLLEHGACIKVISQGFTDDLRDLGINDQIELVEVDLEASNVISTNISRAAIVIAATDSPEINKLVSQSARENNVIVNAVDKPNLCDFYFPAVARRGSIRVGVCTDGRSPLMSKLIKEHIQVHITEKDVLGVDLQDYSRNIAKMKIPGQGNRRDALYKVAKDPYVQSSLAKGNLPEAKVRAMEVLEAFQESAGTLSESKGE
- a CDS encoding MFS transporter — encoded protein: MKSSRYSWVLLSFVFLSFMSLLGSSVTRDLRPLYFGRVGANPVQIGLLMAIPDVVSIFTRVPSSSLSHRLGRWRMMLFTLILMLVSTGLFAFVRDPVWFYPLVTLGAFSWAAFSPVVIELVLDHSTASTRGDVLGLFFTSIGAAMFVGPLISSLLTTVIGLRQLFLFATVIPVVTLLLFLVVIKPEQTGERQKRGYRGMGEGSIRRIFKVKNFAALSVARIAYSLSIGIFSTIYPVYAAGSLGFTPSAIALLFTFRGVTNVMLRIPAGRLSDRIGRRKPFIFAIALVVVVYLLLGTVESFWPLVVVMSLFGVSWGMRMAPSMALVGDSVLDVDRPLSLVLFMSMYDLGSALGSLLAGFSSTFLSHRTLLLICPPILLGSLLVFIVFSREVKHGSKE
- the hemB gene encoding porphobilinogen synthase, giving the protein MELTFPTVRMRRLRRTAKIRSMVTETSLSPEDLIYPLIVKESLSSKEPIGKMPGQYQHPLQNIVEEAETAVSLGVPAVILFGIPKNKDEIASQAYAKEGIIQLATSAIKSRLGDDLTVITDVCLCEYMSHGHCGIVENEAIINDKSLLLLRETAVSHAEAGADMVAPSSMMDGQVGAIREALDAYGHSKVPIMAYSAKMASNFYAPFREAAESAPSFGNRGAYQMDFSNSDEALREVELDVAEGADIIMVKPALAYLDVILRIKDAYRMPIAAYNVSGEYSMVKAAAQNGWINEIALTLEILTAIKRAGADMILTYSAKEVSRWLANE